Below is a window of Acanthochromis polyacanthus isolate Apoly-LR-REF ecotype Palm Island chromosome 18, KAUST_Apoly_ChrSc, whole genome shotgun sequence DNA.
ATAGGTTTGGAGGGAGTTTTGTTCATGTTTCTTTTATCGCCAAACAATGTGAACGCTGTAAAAGCGGCTGAGTAAGCAGCAAATTAAGAGTTGTTTAAAGTTAAGGCTTCTATAAATGTACCCTCCTTTATGCTTCAACTCTTACAAGACAAGCCAGTTGGCCTACcgtggtaaaaaaacaaaacaaaacaaggtgtTACAGGAAAAATGAGGAATGGCGCTGCTGTTGTACTTCTGGAGAAACGTGCTCACAATTCCTTCAGTTACAAGAAATACATGAGCCGcatctcctctttctctttagtgtctttttttttatcactccCTGCTTTTTTTTATCCCTCTTAAAATTTCCACTTCTTGTATTTCCTCTTTCTAACCTCCTGATCTTaatctatttctgttttttattgtctcttcagcttctctctgaaCCCCCTTGTGAGATGTCGTCCTTTTAACCAGCTTCTAATTAGCTATCcattctgtgcatttttgtcattttttatcttcTACTTGTCAAAGCACTCTGTGAATGTTTTTCTCAAAAGgtgctacacaaataaaattattatcaTTTTCACATTGGCCTAATTCAAATGAGTGGTTCTTACagctgattttttgtttttttgtcaaactgaaacccacatcaacacaaaattatgttttaccacacagaattatttttcttctttggatgacattgttaaaaaaaactattttttcctGTGCTCATCAGGTTTGAACTCCACCATCACCGTCAGCAGAAACAGCTGCCCTGAAGGAATGACCCAGTGCTTGTTTGAGGGAGTGGTTTCCATGGACTACATGGTCTATTTCAACTTCTTTGGCTGCGTGTTGGTCCCTCTGTTGATCATGCTGGTCATCTACGTCAACATCTTCTTGGCAGCACGGCGGCAGCTCCGACTAATGAGCCTGAAAGTTGCACAAATGCCTGCCACCGGACAGAAAACAATATTCTCGAGCTCATCTCCTTCAATCCTGCAGAAGGAAGTCCATGCTGCGAAATCGCTGGCTatcattgtgggttttttcgCCGTGTGCTGGCTTCCTCTGCATATCATCAACTGTTACAACCACCTCTGTCGGGGCTGCAAGCGGCCGGACATCTGGGTGATGAACATCGCCATCATCCTCTCCCACGCTAACTCTGTGGTTAATCCCTTCATCTATGCCTACCGCATTCGGGAGTTCAGACTGACCTTCCGGAGGATTCTGTACCAGCACATCCTGGGGAAGAGGGATGGCTGTGGGTTTGGGAATGCCGCTGGAAGAGGGACCGACAGTATCATGCGGACGTCTTCCCGTATGAGTAAAGACCGTTCATTGAGCGGCACATTGGTCAATAGCTATGTCCTGGACCACAGTATTAACCAGACGAGACCAAAGGATGCTCATGAATCCTCTTCCCAGTGGACATCAATT
It encodes the following:
- the adora2ab gene encoding adenosine A2a receptor b, with product MLANYQLVYIGLELVIACLAVAGNVLVCWSVCINSNLQSITNFFVVSLAVADIAVGLLAIPFAISISTGFCAYFYGCLFIACFVLVLTQSSIFSLLAIAVDRYIAIKNPLRYSSLVTGQRAKGIIALCWVLSVGIGLTPMFGWHTSLNSTITVSRNSCPEGMTQCLFEGVVSMDYMVYFNFFGCVLVPLLIMLVIYVNIFLAARRQLRLMSLKVAQMPATGQKTIFSSSSPSILQKEVHAAKSLAIIVGFFAVCWLPLHIINCYNHLCRGCKRPDIWVMNIAIILSHANSVVNPFIYAYRIREFRLTFRRILYQHILGKRDGCGFGNAAGRGTDSIMRTSSRMSKDRSLSGTLVNSYVLDHSINQTRPKDAHESSSQWTSILDTTQSSYMPNGHAACNMAASYLGGTTDLLEVNDRGTSIAFVNVQALKQTDCAHCPKLTEIS